The nucleotide sequence CTTGAAAAAGCTCCTGATAGGAAACCGATTTATCGGCAAAGATCTGGACATCAGGGCCCTTCTCCATATCTTCTTTCTTCTTTCCTGCAAGCATCTGCTCAAGCTGGGGGAGTTCCACCGGCTTTTCATCGACAAAGAGCTTCAGGATGCCGTTCTGATTCTGGATGGTGACACTGACCGCCTCTGCCGTCTCCAGGCCCGCCGTGCCGGATTCCGGCAGGTCCACCTGTTGACCCCGGTGCACGGCCATGGACAGCATGGCATAGATAAAAAAGACCAGCAGAAGAAAGACAATGTCGATCAGGGGCAACATTTCCACCCGGGGGGAGGTCATGGTCCGGTTCGTCAGTTTCATTTGCTCCCCTCCGCCTGCATCCTTCGGTAGCCTACCTCCAGTCGGGTGGCATATTTCTCCATGAGATGGGTCGCATTTTCAATCCGGCTCTTAAAATAATTATAGGGAAAGACAGTGAAAATAGAGATGGTCAGGCCAGTAGCTGTGGTAATCAGGGCCTGGGCAATACCACCGGTCACCAGTTTGGGATCAGCCATGCCCGTGCTGCCGAGCATCTTAAAGGAAGAGATAATCCCGATCACCGTGCCAAGGATCCCCAGGAGTGGAGCCACCGTAATCATGGTGTCCAGCACGGTCATAAACTGGGACATCTTTTTCAGCAGATGCTGGGCCTCCGCTTCCATCGCCTTACTCATATCATAGTCCCGGTGCAGGATGCCGACCTTGAGCACCCGGACGATGGCATCATTACTGTCTGCTGTTTTCTCTTCAATTTGTTGCCAATCCATGCTTTCGGCAACGGTGAGCACTTCATCGCGCAGGGCCCGGTTGCGCCGACGGACCATCCCTGTCCAGAACAGGCTGCGTTCCAGGATGATGGTCAGGACAATGAGCGAACAGGCGAGCAGCGGCCACATGACTAGGCCGCCGTTATGTATAATTTCCAACAT is from Candidatus Electrothrix sp. GW3-4 and encodes:
- a CDS encoding biopolymer transporter ExbD, which encodes MKLTNRTMTSPRVEMLPLIDIVFLLLVFFIYAMLSMAVHRGQQVDLPESGTAGLETAEAVSVTIQNQNGILKLFVDEKPVELPQLEQMLAGKKKEDMEKGPDVQIFADKSVSYQELFQVLDRVRLAGLTNISLQAETEGVTQ
- a CDS encoding MotA/TolQ/ExbB proton channel family protein, whose translation is MLEIIHNGGLVMWPLLACSLIVLTIILERSLFWTGMVRRRNRALRDEVLTVAESMDWQQIEEKTADSNDAIVRVLKVGILHRDYDMSKAMEAEAQHLLKKMSQFMTVLDTMITVAPLLGILGTVIGIISSFKMLGSTGMADPKLVTGGIAQALITTATGLTISIFTVFPYNYFKSRIENATHLMEKYATRLEVGYRRMQAEGSK